A single region of the Mannheimia bovis genome encodes:
- the aroK gene encoding shikimate kinase AroK, giving the protein MAEKRNIFLIGPMGAGKSTIGRQLAQTLGMEFLDSDSVIEERAGADIDWIFDVEGEAGFRKREERILNELTQNHGIVLSTGGGSILSKDNRNVLSARGIVIYLETTVDKQFERTQRDKKRPLLQTEDPRKTLEELAKIRNPLYEEIADITIHTDEQSAKVVANQIIDMMDNLVA; this is encoded by the coding sequence ATGGCTGAAAAACGTAATATTTTTCTAATTGGACCGATGGGGGCTGGAAAGAGCACAATTGGTCGCCAACTTGCTCAAACATTAGGAATGGAATTTTTGGATTCCGACAGCGTGATTGAAGAAAGAGCCGGTGCAGATATTGATTGGATCTTTGATGTTGAAGGTGAAGCGGGTTTTCGCAAGCGTGAAGAGCGTATCCTGAACGAATTAACGCAAAATCACGGTATTGTGCTTTCAACGGGCGGTGGCTCTATTTTGTCGAAAGATAACCGCAATGTATTATCAGCTCGTGGCATCGTGATCTACCTAGAAACAACGGTGGATAAGCAATTTGAACGTACGCAACGGGATAAAAAACGTCCTCTGTTACAAACAGAAGATCCACGTAAAACATTAGAAGAATTAGCGAAAATCCGCAATCCGCTTTATGAAGAAATTGCGGATATCACTATCCATACTGATGAACAAAGTGCGAAAGTGGTTGCAAATCAAATCATTGATATGATGGATAATTTAGTCGCATAG
- a CDS encoding sodium-dependent transporter has protein sequence MANQNAERQSWSSRLAYIMTVAGATVGFGATWRFPYLVGENGGGAYVFLFCIAMIVIGIPMILVENVIGRRMRVNAVDAFGGSANGKKISSAWKILGYMGLLGAFGILAYYMVLGGWVLNYIGSLIMGNLDLSTPVTVETTYQFFQQSIFNSPGTIITYTAIFVLVNYFILVKGVVDGIERSVKYLMPILFVFLLVMVIRNVTLPGAVEGIKFYLMPDFSKITPKLFVFVLGQVFFALSLGFGVLITLSSYLDKNENLVKTATITGVMNTIIAVLAGFMIFPSLFSFGVAPNSGPTLVFQSLPIVFSNMWGGTIFAIIFFALLVVAALTTSLTIYEVIITSLQEKTKMSRQKAIFITLATIFVLGNIPSALSDNILKDVQIMGKSIFDAFDYISGNILFILTALGSAIFVGFVLKDEAKEELGAGKTLTNIWFNYVRFVIPVIILVIFFNSL, from the coding sequence ATGGCAAATCAAAATGCAGAGCGTCAATCGTGGTCTAGCAGATTGGCATATATTATGACGGTTGCAGGAGCAACCGTAGGGTTCGGAGCAACGTGGCGTTTCCCATATTTAGTTGGGGAAAATGGTGGTGGTGCTTATGTATTCCTATTTTGTATTGCAATGATTGTGATCGGCATTCCAATGATTTTAGTTGAAAATGTGATTGGCAGAAGAATGCGAGTGAATGCCGTTGATGCTTTTGGCGGTTCGGCAAATGGTAAAAAAATCTCCTCTGCTTGGAAAATACTAGGTTATATGGGGTTACTCGGTGCATTCGGTATTCTGGCATATTATATGGTACTCGGTGGTTGGGTACTCAATTATATTGGTAGCCTAATTATGGGCAACCTTGACCTCTCAACGCCTGTTACGGTAGAAACTACTTATCAATTCTTCCAACAAAGTATTTTTAATAGTCCGGGAACCATTATTACTTATACTGCTATTTTTGTACTGGTAAACTATTTTATTTTAGTGAAGGGCGTTGTTGATGGTATTGAGCGTTCGGTTAAATACTTGATGCCTATTCTATTCGTGTTTTTACTGGTAATGGTCATCCGCAATGTAACTTTACCGGGAGCGGTGGAAGGAATTAAATTTTATTTGATGCCTGATTTCTCTAAAATCACGCCAAAACTTTTTGTATTTGTGCTAGGGCAGGTGTTCTTTGCATTAAGCTTAGGATTTGGTGTGTTGATTACGCTTTCAAGCTATTTAGATAAAAATGAAAACCTCGTTAAAACGGCGACTATTACGGGTGTGATGAATACGATTATTGCGGTTCTTGCCGGTTTTATGATCTTTCCATCATTATTCAGCTTTGGTGTTGCACCAAACTCCGGTCCGACATTAGTCTTCCAGAGTTTGCCGATTGTGTTCTCAAATATGTGGGGCGGTACGATTTTTGCGATTATTTTCTTTGCTTTGTTGGTTGTTGCGGCTTTAACTACTTCATTAACCATTTATGAAGTGATTATTACTTCATTACAAGAGAAGACAAAGATGAGCCGCCAAAAGGCAATATTTATTACCTTAGCAACCATTTTTGTATTAGGTAATATTCCTTCTGCGTTAAGTGATAATATACTAAAAGATGTACAAATTATGGGCAAAAGTATTTTTGATGCTTTCGATTACATCAGTGGCAATATTCTCTTTATTTTAACCGCCTTAGGCAGTGCCATTTTTGTCGGCTTTGTATTAAAAGATGAAGCAAAGGAAGAGCTAGGAGCGGGTAAAACATTGACTAATATTTGGTTTAATTATGTTCGTTTTGTGATCCCTGTAATTATTTTAGTGATTTTCTTTAATTCTCTATAG
- the fbaA gene encoding class II fructose-bisphosphate aldolase has product MSLLNIVKPGVVTGDDVQKVFAYAKEHNFAIPAVNCVGSDSVNAVLETAARVKSPVIVQFSNGGAQFYAGKGIKPTSGARPDVLGAIAGAKHVHQLAVEYGVPVILHTDHAAKNLLPWIDGLLEAGEKHFAETGRPLFSSHMIDLSEEPIEENMEICREYLARMDKIGMTLEIEIGVTGGEEDGVDNSDVDESKLYTQPSEVLYVYDQLSPISPRFTIAAAFGNVHGVYKPGNVKLKPSILGASQEYVSKERGLPAKSLDFVFHGGSGSSREEIREAISYGAIKMNIDTDTQWAAWDGILQFYKANEAYLQGQLGNPTGPDAPNKKYYDPRVWLRKMEESMSKRLEQSFEDLNCVNVL; this is encoded by the coding sequence ATGTCATTATTAAACATCGTAAAACCGGGTGTAGTAACAGGCGACGACGTACAAAAAGTTTTCGCTTACGCTAAAGAACACAACTTCGCGATTCCTGCAGTAAACTGCGTAGGTTCTGACTCTGTAAATGCAGTATTAGAAACCGCAGCTCGTGTTAAATCACCGGTAATCGTTCAATTCTCAAACGGCGGTGCACAATTCTACGCAGGTAAAGGCATCAAGCCAACTTCAGGTGCACGTCCTGATGTATTAGGTGCGATTGCTGGTGCAAAACACGTTCATCAATTAGCGGTTGAATACGGTGTGCCTGTTATTCTTCACACAGACCACGCTGCGAAAAACTTACTTCCTTGGATTGACGGCTTATTAGAAGCTGGCGAAAAACACTTCGCAGAAACCGGTCGTCCATTATTTTCATCACATATGATCGACTTATCTGAAGAGCCAATTGAAGAAAATATGGAAATCTGCCGTGAATATCTTGCACGTATGGATAAAATCGGTATGACCCTTGAAATTGAAATCGGTGTAACCGGTGGTGAAGAAGATGGCGTAGATAACTCTGATGTAGATGAATCTAAACTTTACACCCAACCATCAGAAGTGTTATACGTTTACGACCAATTAAGCCCAATTAGCCCACGTTTCACTATCGCTGCGGCATTCGGTAACGTACACGGTGTTTACAAACCGGGTAATGTAAAATTAAAACCGTCTATTTTAGGTGCATCACAAGAGTATGTGTCTAAAGAGCGTGGTTTACCGGCGAAATCATTAGACTTCGTATTCCACGGTGGTTCAGGTTCTTCTCGTGAAGAGATCCGTGAAGCAATCAGCTACGGTGCAATCAAAATGAACATCGACACTGATACACAATGGGCTGCGTGGGACGGTATTCTTCAATTCTACAAAGCAAATGAAGCTTACTTACAAGGTCAATTAGGCAACCCGACCGGTCCTGATGCACCAAACAAAAAATACTACGATCCACGTGTTTGGTTACGCAAAATGGAAGAATCTATGTCTAAACGCTTAGAGCAATCTTTCGAAGACCTAAACTGTGTAAACGTATTATAA
- the aroB gene encoding 3-dehydroquinate synthase — translation MLQVNVELKERRYPIIIGEGILAQAASYSPLKAADKVMIVSNPTVAFHYLETVTRTLTELGCQVDLVLIPDGEEHKNLDSLNLIFTALLEKNHNRDSTLIALGGGVIGDVAGYAAASYQRGIRFIQIPTTLLAQVDSSVGGKTAVNHPLGKNMIGAFYQPISVIVDTNTLATLPKREVSAGLAEVIKYGAIFDIAFFEWLEKHIDDLVSLKQDELEYCIQRCCQLKADVVARDETEKGDRALLNLGHTFGHAIEARMGYGVWLHGEAVAVGMLEAAALSHILGDLNVEDVARLEKLLARANLPTISPDGMEPLEYLPYMWRDKKVLGGQLRLILLKSLGQAYVSARATEEQVLASIERFTQR, via the coding sequence ATGTTACAGGTTAATGTGGAATTAAAAGAACGCCGCTATCCGATTATTATTGGAGAGGGAATACTTGCTCAGGCTGCAAGCTATTCGCCGTTAAAAGCAGCCGATAAAGTGATGATTGTATCTAATCCAACCGTTGCCTTTCATTATCTCGAAACTGTTACCCGTACTTTGACTGAATTAGGTTGCCAAGTAGATTTAGTGCTAATTCCTGATGGCGAAGAGCATAAAAATCTGGATTCGTTAAATTTGATTTTTACTGCGTTATTAGAAAAAAATCATAATCGTGATAGCACCTTAATTGCTTTAGGTGGCGGTGTAATTGGCGATGTGGCAGGTTATGCCGCTGCTTCTTACCAACGCGGTATTCGTTTTATCCAAATTCCAACCACGTTATTGGCACAGGTGGATTCTTCCGTTGGTGGTAAAACCGCAGTTAATCACCCGCTTGGCAAAAATATGATTGGGGCTTTTTATCAGCCTATTTCTGTTATTGTGGATACCAACACGCTTGCGACTTTACCAAAAAGAGAAGTGAGTGCTGGCTTAGCGGAAGTAATCAAATATGGAGCGATTTTTGATATTGCTTTTTTTGAATGGCTTGAAAAGCATATTGATGATTTAGTTTCTCTCAAACAAGATGAGCTGGAATATTGCATTCAACGTTGTTGCCAATTAAAAGCAGATGTTGTTGCCCGTGATGAAACGGAAAAAGGCGATCGTGCGTTGCTTAATTTGGGGCATACTTTTGGACACGCAATTGAAGCTCGTATGGGCTATGGCGTATGGCTACACGGTGAAGCTGTTGCGGTTGGTATGCTTGAAGCGGCTGCTTTGTCGCACATTTTAGGTGATTTGAATGTGGAAGATGTAGCTCGTTTAGAAAAATTACTGGCGAGAGCAAATCTACCTACTATTTCGCCGGATGGTATGGAGCCTTTGGAGTACTTGCCGTATATGTGGCGAGATAAAAAAGTATTAGGTGGGCAATTACGTTTGATTTTACTGAAATCTCTTGGTCAAGCTTATGTCTCAGCAAGAGCAACCGAAGAACAAGTGCTGGCATCTATAGAACGTTTTACCCAGCGTTAA
- a CDS encoding Dam family site-specific DNA-(adenine-N6)-methyltransferase, producing the protein MSHSKHRAFLKWAGGKYRLISDIQTHLPKKACLVEPFVGAGSVFLNTDFEHYILADINPDLINLFNTVKADVEHYIAQTKLLFLHPKANTETFYKARRAEFNRSKDIFRRSVIFLYLNRFGYNGLCRYNQKKGYNVPFGRYKTHYFPENELRFFAEKAQKATFICADFEQVFELVKNSAIDCVIYCDPPYAPLLQETNFTQYAGGGFSLLQQARLANLALEMKEQGIPVLISNHDTDFTRLIYQSAQITSVQVLRSIGQKADSRIKVGELFALFS; encoded by the coding sequence ATGAGTCATTCTAAACACCGAGCCTTTTTAAAATGGGCGGGCGGTAAATATCGCCTTATTTCAGATATTCAAACCCATTTGCCGAAAAAGGCTTGTCTAGTTGAGCCTTTTGTCGGTGCGGGTTCGGTGTTTCTGAATACTGACTTTGAACACTATATCCTTGCCGATATTAACCCTGATTTAATTAATCTTTTCAATACGGTAAAAGCAGATGTTGAGCATTATATCGCTCAAACAAAATTGCTTTTTCTACACCCAAAAGCGAATACTGAAACCTTTTATAAAGCACGCCGTGCGGAATTTAATCGTTCAAAAGATATTTTTCGCCGTTCGGTTATTTTTCTCTATTTAAATCGTTTTGGTTATAACGGGTTATGTCGTTATAACCAAAAAAAAGGTTATAATGTGCCGTTTGGGCGTTATAAAACCCATTATTTCCCTGAAAATGAGTTGCGGTTTTTTGCAGAAAAAGCTCAAAAAGCGACTTTTATTTGTGCGGATTTTGAACAGGTGTTTGAGCTGGTAAAAAATAGTGCGATAGATTGTGTTATCTATTGCGATCCGCCTTATGCCCCTTTATTGCAAGAGACTAACTTTACTCAATACGCAGGAGGGGGATTTAGTTTGTTACAGCAAGCTCGCTTGGCAAATCTTGCCCTAGAGATGAAAGAGCAGGGCATTCCTGTATTAATTTCAAATCACGACACTGATTTTACTCGGCTGATTTATCAGTCCGCTCAAATCACATCAGTGCAAGTTCTGCGTTCAATTGGGCAGAAGGCGGATTCCCGAATTAAAGTCGGCGAACTATTTGCGTTATTTTCCTAA
- a CDS encoding ATP-binding cassette domain-containing protein: MPLLEISNLSKRFIERTSLFHKQDFYAVKEVYFTLNHKETLAIIGENGAGKSTLAKMIAGMVEPTSGEIIFRGSKLGFGDYKYRAKHIRMMFQDPNDAFDPNYNIGQILDAPLRLATDLSEQERNERIFNTLKLVGMYPEHALIPISEASSGQKQRVAFARALILEPEIIIADDTINSLDFSVKTQLLNLMLGVQQKQGIAYIYVGQNIGLIKHIADKIMVMQNGEVVEYGKTKEVLLNPEHQITKRLIESHFGKPLTEAAWLS; encoded by the coding sequence ATGCCATTACTTGAAATCAGCAATCTGAGTAAACGTTTTATTGAGCGTACCAGCCTTTTCCATAAACAAGATTTTTATGCAGTAAAAGAGGTTTATTTTACGCTTAACCATAAAGAAACTTTGGCGATTATCGGAGAAAATGGGGCAGGTAAATCTACCTTAGCTAAGATGATTGCAGGTATGGTAGAGCCTACTTCCGGAGAAATTATTTTTAGAGGCTCAAAACTAGGATTCGGAGATTATAAGTACCGTGCAAAACATATTCGAATGATGTTTCAAGACCCGAATGATGCCTTTGATCCAAACTACAATATTGGACAAATTTTAGATGCTCCTTTGAGACTGGCAACAGATCTAAGTGAACAGGAACGAAATGAGCGTATTTTTAATACCTTAAAATTAGTAGGAATGTATCCTGAACACGCACTTATTCCAATTTCTGAAGCTTCAAGCGGACAAAAGCAACGAGTTGCATTTGCCAGAGCATTAATTCTAGAACCGGAAATTATTATTGCTGATGATACAATTAATTCACTTGATTTCTCAGTAAAAACCCAACTTCTTAATTTAATGCTCGGCGTACAGCAAAAGCAAGGCATTGCTTACATTTATGTCGGACAAAATATTGGATTAATTAAACATATTGCAGATAAAATTATGGTTATGCAAAATGGAGAAGTCGTTGAATATGGCAAAACGAAAGAAGTGCTACTTAATCCGGAGCATCAAATTACAAAAAGATTGATTGAAAGCCACTTTGGAAAACCACTTACGGAAGCTGCGTGGCTTAGCTAA
- a CDS encoding phosphoglycerate kinase: MSVIKMTDLDLAGKRLFIRADLNVPVKDGKVTSDARIVATIPTLKLALQKGAKVMVTSHLGRPTEGVFEEANSLQPVVDYLNASDLGVPVRLVRDYLDGVDVQENEVVVLENVRINKGEKKNDPELAKKYAALCDVFVMDAFGTAHRAEGSTYGVAEYAPVACAGPLLAAELDALGKALKEPQRPMLAIVGGSKVSTKLTVLDSLSKIADQLIVGGGIANTFIAAEGHAVGKSLYEEDLIPEAKRLAQVTNIPVPVDVRVGTEFSETAPATEKAVNEVQADESIFDIGEKSAEQLAEIILNSKTILWNGPVGVFEFPNFRKGTEVISNAIAEATANGAFSIAGGGDTLAAIDLFGIKDKISYISTGGGAFLEFVEGKVLPAVEILEKRANG, encoded by the coding sequence ATGTCTGTTATTAAAATGACCGACCTTGATTTAGCAGGTAAACGCCTATTTATTCGTGCTGACCTTAACGTGCCGGTTAAAGATGGTAAAGTAACATCTGATGCTCGCATTGTGGCAACCATTCCAACCTTAAAATTAGCTTTACAAAAAGGAGCTAAAGTAATGGTAACTTCTCACTTAGGTCGTCCGACTGAAGGCGTGTTTGAAGAAGCAAACTCTTTACAACCTGTTGTGGATTATTTAAATGCTTCAGATTTAGGTGTTCCTGTACGTTTAGTGCGTGATTATTTAGACGGCGTTGATGTGCAAGAAAATGAAGTAGTTGTACTTGAAAACGTGCGTATCAACAAAGGTGAGAAGAAAAACGATCCTGAATTAGCGAAAAAATATGCAGCACTTTGTGATGTGTTTGTTATGGATGCTTTCGGTACGGCTCACCGTGCAGAAGGTTCAACCTACGGTGTGGCAGAATATGCCCCAGTTGCTTGTGCAGGTCCATTATTAGCAGCTGAATTAGATGCGTTAGGCAAAGCATTAAAAGAACCACAACGTCCAATGTTGGCAATCGTAGGTGGTTCAAAAGTGTCTACCAAATTAACTGTTTTAGATAGCTTATCAAAAATCGCTGACCAATTAATCGTAGGCGGCGGTATCGCAAATACCTTTATTGCGGCAGAAGGGCACGCGGTAGGTAAATCATTATACGAAGAAGATTTAATCCCTGAAGCAAAACGTTTAGCACAAGTAACGAACATTCCTGTGCCTGTTGATGTGCGTGTGGGAACAGAATTCTCTGAAACTGCACCGGCAACTGAAAAAGCAGTGAACGAAGTGCAAGCGGATGAATCTATCTTCGATATCGGCGAAAAATCAGCAGAGCAATTAGCAGAAATTATCCTCAATTCAAAAACCATTCTTTGGAACGGTCCGGTGGGTGTGTTTGAATTCCCTAACTTCCGCAAAGGTACAGAAGTAATTTCAAATGCAATTGCTGAAGCAACCGCAAATGGTGCATTCTCTATTGCAGGCGGTGGTGATACCTTAGCTGCGATCGATTTATTCGGCATTAAAGATAAAATCTCTTATATTTCAACCGGTGGTGGTGCATTCTTAGAATTTGTTGAAGGCAAGGTATTACCTGCAGTGGAAATCTTAGAAAAACGCGCAAACGGCTAA
- a CDS encoding SLC13 family permease produces the protein MSSTTKNPLRGLIILAVDIVIFFLLLQFLPFNDQENRGLALLVFIGILWLTEAFNITVTALMVPIFAIGLNVLSTKAAFAPFSEPIIFMFFGGFVIAAVLNIQKIDLWIANHVIRLAKGNLKRTVIYLFAVTALLSLFINNTAVAAMMLPLTLGILHKVDLKTNRNLYVFVLLGIAFSSSIGGIGTLVGSAPNALLASQIKISFSEWLPYGMPVAILLMIAMVISLLVILKPNFNVPFNVEIEDSKLNGKQLATLIIFIITAILLTFSSYIEPFIRNVLALKESIKNFDAVIAMIAVVSLCICNTATWSEIQGRTEWGVLMLFGGGLVLSIVLRETGASKILADTIVNYIGTKHWLIMTLVMTAFIVFLTEFTSNTASAALMLPIFITVANSLGLPPISLAAIIACGASCAFMLPIATPPNAIVFATGYIKQSEMVKVGLILNIFCISIIGCLSYFFWMTWH, from the coding sequence ATGTCTAGCACAACTAAAAATCCTTTAAGAGGGTTAATCATACTTGCAGTTGATATCGTTATTTTCTTTCTATTACTGCAATTTCTCCCTTTCAATGATCAAGAAAACAGAGGCTTAGCCCTACTTGTTTTTATTGGTATTCTTTGGCTTACTGAAGCCTTCAACATTACCGTAACTGCATTGATGGTACCAATATTTGCTATCGGTCTTAACGTGCTATCAACTAAAGCCGCTTTTGCTCCATTCTCAGAGCCAATTATTTTTATGTTCTTTGGTGGCTTTGTGATTGCAGCAGTGTTAAATATCCAAAAAATCGATCTTTGGATTGCTAATCACGTTATCCGCTTAGCCAAAGGTAATTTAAAACGTACCGTCATTTATCTATTCGCTGTAACTGCCCTGCTTTCTCTCTTTATTAATAATACCGCTGTTGCCGCAATGATGTTGCCTCTCACGCTTGGTATCCTACACAAAGTCGATCTTAAAACTAATCGCAATCTTTATGTATTTGTACTACTAGGCATTGCCTTTAGTTCCAGTATCGGCGGTATTGGCACATTAGTGGGCTCAGCACCGAATGCGTTACTCGCTTCTCAAATTAAAATCTCATTTTCCGAGTGGTTACCATACGGTATGCCGGTTGCCATTTTGCTGATGATTGCAATGGTTATCAGCTTACTCGTTATTCTAAAACCAAACTTTAACGTGCCGTTTAATGTTGAAATTGAAGACTCAAAACTCAACGGAAAACAGCTTGCTACTCTCATCATTTTTATCATTACTGCAATTTTATTGACTTTTAGTAGCTATATTGAACCTTTTATCCGCAATGTACTAGCATTAAAAGAATCCATCAAAAATTTTGATGCCGTAATTGCAATGATCGCGGTTGTCTCACTTTGTATTTGTAACACCGCTACTTGGTCTGAAATTCAAGGGCGTACCGAATGGGGAGTGTTAATGCTATTTGGTGGCGGATTAGTGTTAAGTATTGTGTTACGAGAAACAGGTGCGAGTAAGATTCTAGCAGATACTATCGTTAATTATATCGGTACAAAACACTGGCTGATTATGACCTTAGTGATGACCGCCTTTATTGTATTCTTAACCGAATTTACCTCAAATACGGCAAGTGCAGCCTTAATGTTACCAATCTTTATTACGGTTGCAAATTCACTCGGTTTACCGCCAATTTCGTTAGCTGCAATCATTGCTTGTGGTGCTTCTTGTGCCTTTATGTTACCTATTGCAACTCCACCAAATGCAATTGTATTTGCAACAGGTTACATCAAGCAAAGTGAGATGGTAAAAGTCGGTCTTATACTAAATATTTTCTGTATATCTATTATTGGTTGCTTGTCTTATTTCTTCTGGATGACTTGGCATTAA